The Synchiropus splendidus isolate RoL2022-P1 chromosome 1, RoL_Sspl_1.0, whole genome shotgun sequence genome includes a window with the following:
- the LOC128771325 gene encoding pituitary adenylate cyclase-activating polypeptide type I receptor-like isoform X2, producing the protein MTTKMASYLIALVAVTVLPLSSAQQVPANCVIKREEEKCLEMMTSKHPANDPDFPGCTFMWDNLTCWQPARFGQVVEVNCPELFSQFMSEEDYEIAKVSRNCTESGWSETYPHYVDACLFNEEGNPDLFFVSVKALYTVGYSTSLISLTTAMVILCRFRKLHCTRNFIHMNLFVSFMLRAISVFIKDGVLYAQEDSDHCFLHTVECRAVMVFFHYCVLSNYFWLFIEGLYLFTLLVETFFPEKRYFYWYIIIGWGAPTLCVTVWSVLRLHYDDMGCWDLNDNAAIWWVIKGPVLASIMVNFVLFIGIIVILVQKLQSPDIGGNESSIYLRLARSTLLLIPLFGIHYTVFAFSPEHISKRERLVFELGLGSFQGFVVAVLYCFLNGEVQSEIKRKWRSWTVNRYFAVDLKHRHPSLASSGVNGGTQLSILSKSSSQIRMSSLQAESPAT; encoded by the exons ATGACAACTAAAATGGCCTCTTACCTCATCGCACTCGTCGCCGTCACCGTCCTGCCTCTG AGTTCTGCTCAGCAGGTTCCAGCCAACTGCGTGAtcaagagagaggaggagaagtgtcTGGAGATGATGACCTCCAAGCACCCTGCCAATGACCCGGACTTTCCAG GCTGCACGTTCATGTGGGATAACCTGACGTGTTGGCAGCCAGCCAGGTTCGGCCAGGTGGTGGAGGTCAACTGTCCAGAACTCTTTTCTCAATTCATGAGCGAGGAAGACTACG AGATCGCCAAGGTCAGCCGGAACTGCACCGAGTCCGGCTGGTCCGAGACCTATCCTCACTATGTGGACGCCTGTCTGTTCAACGAAGAAGGCAACCCG GACTTGTTCTTCGTGTCGGTGAAAGCCCTGTACACGGTCGGCTACAGCACGTCTCTGATCTCCCTCACCACCGCCATGGTCATCCTCTGCAGGTTCAG GAAGCTCCACTGCACGCGGAACTTCATCCATATGAACCTGTTTGTGTCCTTCATGCTGCGAGCCATTTCTGTCTTCATCAAGGACGGCGTGCTGTACGCTCAGGAGGACAGCGATCACTGCTTCCTGCACACC GTGGAGTGTCGAGCCGTGATGGTGTTCTTCCACTACTGCGTCCTCTCCAACTACTTCTGGCTCTTCATCGAGGGTCTCTACCTCTTCACGCTCCTGGTGGAGACCTTCTTCCCGGAGAAACGCTACTTCTACTGGTACATCATCATCGGCTGGG GAGCCCCAACACTGTGTGTGACCGTCTGGTCCGTGCTGCGGCTGCACTATGATGACATGGG CTGCTGGGACTTGAACGACAACGCCGCAATCTGGTGGGTGATCAAGGGACCGGTTCTGGCGTCCATCATG GTCAACTTTGTCCTCTTCATCGGGATCATCGTCATCCTGGTCCAGAAGCTCCAGTCACCGGACATCGGAGGGAACGAGTCCAGCATTTACCT GAGGCTGGCTCGCTCCACGCTGCTGCTGATTCCTCTTTTCGGGATCCACTACACTGTGTTTGCGTTCTCCCCCGAGCACATCAGCAAGAGAGAACGCCTCGTGTTCGAGCTCGGACTCGGCTCATTCCAG GGCTTCGTGGTCGCCGTCCTCTACTGCTTCCTGAACGGAGAG GTGCAGTCGGAGATCAAGAGGAAATGGCGCAGCTGGACGGTGAACAGGTACTTTGCTGTGGACCTGAAGCACCGACATCCTTCGCTGGCGAGCAGTGGAGTCAACGGGGGGACGCAGCTCTCCATCCTCAGCAAGAGCAGCTCGCAGATCCGCATGTCCAGCCTGCAGGCCGAGAGTCCAGCCACCTGA
- the LOC128771325 gene encoding pituitary adenylate cyclase-activating polypeptide type I receptor-like isoform X1, whose translation MTTKMASYLIALVAVTVLPLSSAQQVPANCVIKREEEKCLEMMTSKHPANDPDFPGCTFMWDNLTCWQPARFGQVVEVNCPELFSQFMSEEDYEIAKVSRNCTESGWSETYPHYVDACLFNEEGNPDLFFVSVKALYTVGYSTSLISLTTAMVILCRFRKLHCTRNFIHMNLFVSFMLRAISVFIKDGVLYAQEDSDHCFLHTVECRAVMVFFHYCVLSNYFWLFIEGLYLFTLLVETFFPEKRYFYWYIIIGWGAPTLCVTVWSVLRLHYDDMGCWDLNDNAAIWWVIKGPVLASIMVNFVLFIGIIVILVQKLQSPDIGGNESSIYLRLARSTLLLIPLFGIHYTVFAFSPEHISKRERLVFELGLGSFQGFVVAVLYCFLNGEYLPQGAVGDQEEMAQLDGEQVLCCGPEAPTSFAGEQWSQRGDAALHPQQEQLADPHVQPAGRESSHLSGAGDPPASNDLKPTILPMTDLSNPYLNPYPNPYPDETIVETQLNSSDPEQPLV comes from the exons ATGACAACTAAAATGGCCTCTTACCTCATCGCACTCGTCGCCGTCACCGTCCTGCCTCTG AGTTCTGCTCAGCAGGTTCCAGCCAACTGCGTGAtcaagagagaggaggagaagtgtcTGGAGATGATGACCTCCAAGCACCCTGCCAATGACCCGGACTTTCCAG GCTGCACGTTCATGTGGGATAACCTGACGTGTTGGCAGCCAGCCAGGTTCGGCCAGGTGGTGGAGGTCAACTGTCCAGAACTCTTTTCTCAATTCATGAGCGAGGAAGACTACG AGATCGCCAAGGTCAGCCGGAACTGCACCGAGTCCGGCTGGTCCGAGACCTATCCTCACTATGTGGACGCCTGTCTGTTCAACGAAGAAGGCAACCCG GACTTGTTCTTCGTGTCGGTGAAAGCCCTGTACACGGTCGGCTACAGCACGTCTCTGATCTCCCTCACCACCGCCATGGTCATCCTCTGCAGGTTCAG GAAGCTCCACTGCACGCGGAACTTCATCCATATGAACCTGTTTGTGTCCTTCATGCTGCGAGCCATTTCTGTCTTCATCAAGGACGGCGTGCTGTACGCTCAGGAGGACAGCGATCACTGCTTCCTGCACACC GTGGAGTGTCGAGCCGTGATGGTGTTCTTCCACTACTGCGTCCTCTCCAACTACTTCTGGCTCTTCATCGAGGGTCTCTACCTCTTCACGCTCCTGGTGGAGACCTTCTTCCCGGAGAAACGCTACTTCTACTGGTACATCATCATCGGCTGGG GAGCCCCAACACTGTGTGTGACCGTCTGGTCCGTGCTGCGGCTGCACTATGATGACATGGG CTGCTGGGACTTGAACGACAACGCCGCAATCTGGTGGGTGATCAAGGGACCGGTTCTGGCGTCCATCATG GTCAACTTTGTCCTCTTCATCGGGATCATCGTCATCCTGGTCCAGAAGCTCCAGTCACCGGACATCGGAGGGAACGAGTCCAGCATTTACCT GAGGCTGGCTCGCTCCACGCTGCTGCTGATTCCTCTTTTCGGGATCCACTACACTGTGTTTGCGTTCTCCCCCGAGCACATCAGCAAGAGAGAACGCCTCGTGTTCGAGCTCGGACTCGGCTCATTCCAG GGCTTCGTGGTCGCCGTCCTCTACTGCTTCCTGAACGGAGAG TATCTCCCTCAAGGTGCAGTCGGAGATCAAGAGGAAATGGCGCAGCTGGACGGTGAACAGGTACTTTGCTGTGGACCTGAAGCACCGACATCCTTCGCTGGCGAGCAGTGGAGTCAACGGGGGGACGCAGCTCTCCATCCTCAGCAAGAGCAGCTCGCAGATCCGCATGTCCAGCCTGCAGGCCGAGAGTCCAGCCACCTGAGCGGCGCCGGCGACCCACCCGCGTCCAATGACCTCAAACCCACCATCCTCCCCATGACCGACCTCAGCAACCCGTACCTCAACCCGTACCCAAACCCATACCCGGACGAGACCATCGTAGAGACCCAACTCAACTCCAGCGATCCGGAGCAGCCTCTAGTCTGA